One Acidobacteriota bacterium DNA window includes the following coding sequences:
- a CDS encoding FAD-binding oxidoreductase, with product MPLSAALEVRAGSDGDLIDGVRPRLVAAPETTEALAETLAGASGEELGVVVTGGGTKLAWGAPPGTIDLQLSTARLGAVLEHRHGDLTATIQAGTTLASANMELAGHGQRLPWDPPWPDRATIGGIVATNDSGPRRHGYGSPRDAIIGVSLARVDGQVAKAGGIVVKNVAGYDLSRLLTGSFGCLGVILTATFKLAPIPAASRTVEVTAGTLEAAAKAAVALTGSRLTPTAIELTGAPPRLLVRFESVEASVAQQADEAVGIAGAEGAAASVLDGAAEDAVWQRHAAHWDGDGTLVKLSTVPAELFPTLVQLRDRAAEAGVGLVASGRAGLGVVDLRLDGPAEAEAQLIRELRDQLPVGRGSAVIRRGSAELRSRIDPWGPIGDALPLMRAVKRQFDPDGRLNSGRGPGGC from the coding sequence ATGCCGCTGTCGGCAGCCCTTGAAGTGCGGGCCGGAAGCGACGGCGACCTGATTGACGGGGTCCGTCCTCGCCTGGTGGCGGCCCCGGAGACCACGGAGGCGCTTGCCGAGACGCTCGCCGGGGCGTCCGGGGAGGAGTTGGGGGTGGTCGTGACCGGGGGCGGCACCAAGCTCGCCTGGGGCGCACCGCCGGGCACGATCGACCTGCAGCTTTCGACGGCGCGGCTCGGAGCCGTGCTCGAGCACCGGCATGGTGACCTGACCGCGACAATTCAGGCGGGCACGACGCTCGCATCGGCCAACATGGAACTGGCGGGACACGGCCAGCGTCTGCCGTGGGATCCGCCCTGGCCCGACCGCGCGACCATTGGAGGCATCGTTGCGACAAACGACAGCGGTCCCCGCCGGCATGGGTACGGTTCGCCGCGCGACGCGATCATCGGCGTCAGCCTTGCGCGCGTCGACGGGCAGGTGGCGAAGGCGGGTGGCATTGTCGTCAAGAACGTCGCCGGCTACGACCTGTCGCGGCTGCTGACCGGGTCCTTCGGGTGCCTCGGCGTCATCCTGACCGCGACTTTCAAGCTGGCGCCCATTCCCGCGGCGTCGCGCACGGTAGAGGTGACGGCCGGCACGCTCGAGGCGGCCGCGAAGGCTGCGGTCGCGCTGACGGGATCCCGGCTCACGCCGACGGCAATCGAGCTGACCGGAGCGCCGCCGCGGCTGCTCGTTCGCTTCGAGTCGGTCGAGGCGTCGGTCGCGCAGCAGGCGGACGAGGCAGTCGGGATAGCCGGCGCCGAGGGCGCCGCGGCGTCCGTGCTGGACGGCGCGGCGGAGGACGCTGTCTGGCAGCGGCATGCGGCGCATTGGGACGGCGACGGCACTCTGGTCAAGCTGAGCACGGTGCCGGCGGAGCTCTTCCCGACCCTCGTTCAGTTGCGCGACCGCGCCGCCGAGGCCGGAGTCGGACTGGTTGCCTCGGGGCGAGCCGGCCTGGGGGTGGTCGATCTCCGCCTGGACGGTCCGGCCGAGGCAGAGGCGCAGCTGATCCGCGAATTGCGTGATCAGTTGCCGGTTGGCCGCGGGTCCGCCGTTATCCGACGCGGAAGCGCGGAACTCCGGAGCCGGATCGATCCGTGGGGGCCAATCGGTGACGCCCTCCCCCTGATGCGCGCGGTCAAGCGCCAGTTCGATCCGGACGGCCGCCTCAACTCCGGCCGGGGCCCCGGCGGCTGCTAG
- a CDS encoding FAD-binding protein: MDARVIAELERIVGPDGLVRDDGELLTYETDGLVKLRSKPGAAVLPTTTEQVQGVVRLCHEHGVPFVARGQGTGLSGGAMPHPDGVLIVMTRMNRILDIDIPNRRITVEPGVMNLDVSKAVAADGYYYAPDPSSQVICSIGGNLAENSGGAHCLKYGFTVHHVLGVEAVLPNGDLVHVGGPALDAPGLDLLGVLVGSEGTLAVVTKVTLNLLRKPAAVETLLAAFDSTEAAGNAVSGIIGAGIIPAAVEMMDRVTIEAAEAAVHPNFPQTEAILIVELDGAEADVRALFSRVQEVCTEAGASEIQVARTGDQRARFWQGRKAAFAAMGRVSPSYYVQDGVIPRTRLPEVLNRIRDLSERSGLKIGNVFHAGDGNLHPLVCYDERIPGQADLAQEVASEILTYCLDVGGSITGEHGVGADKAVHLPKMFSENDLDTMQLVRCAFDPSRVCNPDKVFPTPRLCGEVPGPYRRHPAEAAGLADRL, from the coding sequence ATGGACGCGCGGGTGATTGCGGAGCTGGAACGCATCGTTGGCCCGGACGGCCTGGTGCGCGATGACGGAGAACTGTTGACGTACGAGACCGATGGCCTCGTGAAGCTCCGTTCGAAGCCGGGGGCCGCCGTCCTTCCGACCACCACCGAGCAGGTCCAGGGCGTGGTCCGGCTGTGTCACGAGCACGGCGTCCCATTCGTCGCACGGGGGCAGGGGACGGGCCTCTCGGGCGGGGCCATGCCGCACCCGGACGGCGTGCTGATCGTGATGACCCGCATGAACCGCATCCTGGACATCGATATCCCGAACCGGCGCATCACGGTCGAGCCGGGGGTGATGAACCTCGACGTAAGCAAGGCGGTGGCCGCCGACGGCTACTATTACGCTCCGGATCCGTCGAGCCAGGTGATCTGTTCGATCGGCGGCAACCTGGCGGAGAACTCAGGCGGCGCCCACTGCCTGAAGTACGGGTTCACCGTCCACCACGTCCTCGGGGTGGAGGCGGTTCTGCCGAACGGCGACCTGGTTCATGTCGGCGGCCCCGCCCTCGATGCGCCGGGACTCGACCTGCTCGGGGTCCTCGTGGGATCCGAGGGGACACTGGCTGTCGTGACGAAAGTGACCCTCAACCTGCTCCGGAAGCCGGCCGCGGTCGAGACGCTGCTGGCGGCGTTCGATTCGACGGAGGCGGCCGGGAACGCGGTGTCGGGGATCATCGGCGCCGGGATCATTCCGGCTGCCGTCGAGATGATGGACCGCGTCACCATCGAGGCGGCGGAGGCGGCGGTTCACCCGAACTTTCCGCAGACGGAGGCGATTCTGATCGTGGAGCTCGACGGTGCGGAAGCGGATGTCCGCGCCCTCTTCAGCCGCGTCCAGGAGGTCTGCACCGAAGCTGGCGCGAGCGAGATCCAGGTGGCGCGGACCGGCGATCAGCGCGCCCGTTTCTGGCAGGGACGGAAGGCGGCGTTTGCCGCGATGGGTCGGGTCTCGCCCAGCTACTACGTGCAGGACGGCGTCATTCCGCGAACCCGCCTCCCGGAGGTGCTCAACCGGATCCGCGATTTGTCGGAGCGCTCCGGACTCAAGATCGGCAACGTGTTCCACGCCGGCGACGGCAACCTCCACCCCCTCGTCTGCTACGACGAGCGGATCCCGGGACAGGCCGACCTGGCGCAGGAGGTGGCGTCCGAGATACTCACCTACTGCCTGGACGTCGGCGGATCGATCACGGGGGAGCATGGCGTCGGAGCCGACAAGGCGGTGCACCTGCCGAAGATGTTCAGCGAGAACGATCTCGACACGATGCAACTGGTCCGCTGCGCCTTCGATCCGAGCCGGGTCTGCAATCCGGACAAGGTCTTTCCGACCCCGAGGCTCTGCGGCGAGGTGCCGGGGCCGTACCGCCGGCACCCGGCGGAGGCGGCAGGTCTCGCGGATCGCCTCTGA